From a single Flavobacteriales bacterium genomic region:
- the rimO gene encoding 30S ribosomal protein S12 methylthiotransferase RimO, which translates to MKARTLKTTKVNVITMGCSKNTFDSEVLMAQLKANNITVDHENDSGEHNVVVINTCGFIENAKQESIDTILNYARAKDEGLVEKVYVTGCLSQRYAPELKAEIPQIDAWFGTRDLPRLLKTLKADYKHELVGERLLTTPAHFAYFKISEGCDRKCSFCAIPLMRGKHISTPIEQLVTSAKGLAAKGVKELILIAQDLTYYGLDIYKKRNLSELLAQLSDVEGIDWIRLHYAFPSGFPMDILDMMKERKNICNYLDMPLQHGSTNMLTLMRRGITQEKTEALVNKIRDKVPGIAIRTTLIAGFPGESEADHEDNLHWIERMRFDRLGAFTYSHEEDTHAHTMEDDVPEKIKHQRANEIMELQGGISLELNQKRVGNIQTVLVDKAEGDHWIARSEFDSPEVDNEVLIPRKNSNGPVHLRLGDFVDVRITEANEHDLRAEVVNDQ; encoded by the coding sequence ATGAAGGCCCGCACACTTAAAACCACCAAGGTCAACGTCATTACCATGGGGTGTTCTAAGAATACGTTCGATAGCGAAGTGCTCATGGCCCAGTTGAAGGCGAACAACATCACCGTGGATCACGAAAATGATAGTGGGGAGCACAATGTGGTGGTGATCAATACTTGCGGGTTCATTGAGAATGCCAAACAAGAAAGCATTGATACCATATTGAACTACGCGCGCGCAAAGGACGAAGGGTTAGTAGAGAAGGTTTATGTTACCGGATGTCTTAGTCAACGGTATGCTCCGGAATTGAAAGCGGAGATCCCGCAGATCGATGCATGGTTCGGGACGAGGGATCTGCCCCGGCTTTTGAAGACCTTGAAGGCCGATTACAAACACGAGCTGGTAGGGGAGCGTTTACTCACTACGCCGGCCCATTTCGCTTACTTCAAGATCAGTGAGGGCTGTGATCGTAAATGCTCATTTTGCGCGATACCCTTGATGCGTGGCAAGCATATCAGTACACCCATAGAACAGTTGGTCACCAGCGCAAAAGGATTGGCCGCCAAAGGTGTTAAGGAGTTGATCCTTATTGCGCAAGACCTTACGTATTACGGTCTGGACATTTATAAGAAGCGCAATCTCAGTGAATTACTTGCTCAATTGAGCGATGTGGAAGGCATCGATTGGATCCGTCTGCATTATGCGTTCCCTAGTGGATTTCCGATGGATATTCTGGACATGATGAAGGAGCGAAAGAACATCTGCAACTACCTCGATATGCCTTTGCAACACGGAAGCACGAACATGCTTACCCTGATGCGTAGAGGCATAACTCAGGAAAAGACCGAAGCATTGGTGAATAAGATCCGAGACAAAGTACCAGGCATTGCGATCCGCACGACATTGATCGCTGGCTTCCCAGGAGAGAGCGAAGCGGACCATGAAGACAACTTGCATTGGATAGAGCGCATGCGTTTTGATCGGCTAGGGGCTTTCACCTATAGCCACGAGGAGGATACACACGCACACACCATGGAGGATGACGTGCCGGAGAAAATAAAGCACCAACGGGCCAATGAGATCATGGAGTTGCAAGGTGGCATTAGTTTGGAACTGAACCAAAAGCGGGTTGGTAATATCCAGACCGTTCTTGTGGACAAAGCCGAAGGGGACCACTGGATAGCCCGTTCAGAGTTCGACAGCCCCGAAGTGGACAATGAGGTGCTGATCCCCAGAAAGAATTCAAACGGGCCAGTACACTTGCGCTTAGGCGATTTTGTTGATGTTCGGATCACGGAGGCCAATGAGCATGACCTAAGAGCAGAAGTGGTGAACGATCAGTAA
- a CDS encoding T9SS type A sorting domain-containing protein: MQHSRVSDIVELSDGRLLVAGDMRYNSTQTLGIGVGRLYQSGSVDPGYTVTLGTGLRFKAWNNQWYLSTGLRLMRLLNDGEREVSYQFAQDPFITNTALSDYHVFTAGNVLGCGDFLLNDPVHGFTGIYELAWFDHDGKLDTTKTHRNANAPLSCLQILPDGKFICSGGYGLSQFEGQSVGGIFRIQPNGELDNAFTGPVIDYGNAYKYLSVADDKTIGVGLFLFDGFTDSTCIVRLLPNGMIDPTFQFIEAHHENNTPNHSGSMSNIRQWGADAYIVTGGFTHLNGMPRNGIALIDTAGNILNDLFTEPGCDFGTIFGSQYEYLIVSGLTGPLSDGSYLIHGVFQGYNDGTTNYPNQRYITKLYGPDVGIPEHQQLNLNLYPNPATTAVTLQLEKVPTNATVLMRDALGRKVLQQRVTGHYTTLGVAGLSAGVYVVEVWEYDQRVGSERVVVE, from the coding sequence ATGCAACACTCCAGGGTAAGCGATATAGTGGAGCTTTCCGATGGTAGACTGCTCGTTGCCGGTGATATGCGTTACAATTCCACACAGACCTTGGGTATTGGTGTGGGTCGCCTGTACCAGAGTGGATCTGTAGACCCAGGTTATACTGTTACTCTTGGAACTGGACTGAGGTTTAAAGCATGGAATAATCAGTGGTACTTGAGTACCGGATTGCGACTAATGAGATTGTTGAATGACGGTGAAAGGGAAGTATCCTATCAGTTCGCACAAGATCCTTTCATCACAAATACTGCTTTGTCTGACTATCATGTGTTCACTGCAGGCAACGTATTAGGGTGCGGGGATTTTCTATTGAATGATCCAGTCCATGGCTTTACAGGAATATACGAATTGGCTTGGTTCGATCACGACGGTAAGTTGGACACCACTAAAACTCATAGAAATGCGAATGCACCATTAAGTTGCCTACAAATTTTACCAGATGGAAAATTTATATGCAGTGGCGGTTACGGTTTATCCCAATTTGAGGGACAATCTGTTGGTGGCATTTTTCGTATCCAACCCAATGGAGAACTCGACAATGCCTTTACTGGGCCAGTTATTGATTACGGGAATGCCTACAAATACTTATCGGTCGCAGACGACAAAACCATTGGTGTGGGTTTGTTTTTATTTGATGGATTTACTGATAGCACATGCATTGTTCGTTTGCTGCCAAACGGCATGATCGATCCAACATTTCAATTTATCGAAGCACATCATGAGAACAACACGCCAAACCATTCAGGTTCAATGTCTAATATCCGGCAATGGGGTGCTGATGCTTATATCGTAACTGGGGGATTTACCCATCTGAATGGCATGCCGCGGAACGGTATTGCTTTGATTGATACGGCTGGAAACATTCTCAATGATCTTTTCACAGAACCGGGTTGTGATTTTGGCACAATCTTCGGATCCCAGTATGAATACCTTATTGTTAGTGGATTAACGGGTCCTTTGTCCGATGGCTCATACCTGATTCACGGAGTTTTCCAAGGCTACAACGATGGCACTACCAACTACCCGAACCAACGATACATAACCAAATTGTATGGCCCGGATGTTGGCATACCAGAGCACCAACAACTAAACCTAAACCTTTACCCAAACCCAGCAACAACAGCCGTTACGTTGCAATTAGAAAAAGTACCAACCAACGCTACCGTACTAATGCGCGATGCTCTTGGGCGTAAGGTTCTACAGCAACGGGTTACGGGGCATTACACAACACTTGGCGTTGCTGGGCTTAGCGCGGGGGTTTATGTGGTAGAGGTTTGGGAATATGATCAGCGAGTTGGTTCGGAGCGCGTGGTTGTGGAGTGA
- a CDS encoding FAD-binding oxidoreductase — protein MPIIAPMLSPWESRHFHAEPHFAVVGAGIVGLFAALFHKRANPAHHVLVLERGVYPSGASVKNAGFACFGSPSELLADIQKEGLGIALARVEMRWQGLLNLRAELGDAKIGFQPTGGHEVYRAHDPLYTRVREKFDALNDSLLPLFKKPVYRWNADGPGSFGLAPALKMATTDLEGAVDTGAMMRTLLQKAQSEGVLVRTSALVKAMDEKADHVRIQLADDTVIKAGHVLLATNGFTPLLAPELDVIPARAQVIITEPIESLQLKGTFHFDEGFYYFRDLGGAVLLGGGRNLNMVGETTTEEGTTDQIQNALENFLRDIVLPGKDFRIAQRWSGIMAMGTSSKAPLIERIGKRTTVAVRLGGMGVAIGIEVARRAVGSL, from the coding sequence ATGCCTATCATAGCGCCAATGCTTAGCCCTTGGGAAAGCCGCCATTTTCATGCCGAACCACATTTTGCTGTTGTTGGTGCAGGCATTGTAGGCTTGTTCGCGGCCCTGTTCCATAAACGTGCAAATCCAGCGCATCATGTTCTGGTATTGGAACGCGGCGTATATCCTTCTGGCGCAAGTGTAAAGAACGCTGGTTTTGCCTGCTTTGGTAGCCCAAGTGAATTGCTTGCGGATATACAGAAGGAAGGACTTGGCATTGCCCTCGCTCGGGTAGAAATGCGTTGGCAAGGACTCCTGAACCTCCGCGCCGAGCTGGGCGATGCGAAGATCGGTTTCCAACCAACCGGTGGGCATGAAGTGTATCGCGCGCATGACCCACTGTACACGCGTGTTCGGGAAAAGTTCGATGCGTTGAATGACTCCTTGTTGCCATTGTTCAAAAAGCCAGTGTATCGTTGGAATGCTGATGGTCCTGGATCCTTCGGATTAGCTCCTGCCTTGAAAATGGCCACGACCGATCTTGAAGGAGCCGTTGATACGGGTGCCATGATGCGCACCTTGCTCCAGAAGGCCCAGTCTGAAGGTGTGCTTGTTCGCACAAGTGCACTAGTAAAGGCAATGGATGAAAAAGCCGACCATGTTCGCATACAATTGGCAGATGATACAGTTATAAAAGCCGGTCATGTTCTACTTGCCACAAATGGCTTCACTCCCCTATTAGCTCCTGAACTTGACGTCATACCAGCACGAGCACAAGTTATTATTACTGAGCCTATTGAATCGCTTCAATTAAAGGGAACATTTCATTTTGATGAAGGCTTCTATTACTTCCGCGATCTGGGTGGGGCGGTACTCTTAGGTGGAGGCCGGAATTTGAACATGGTCGGAGAGACCACAACTGAGGAAGGAACCACGGACCAGATCCAAAATGCCTTGGAGAATTTCCTTCGTGATATTGTATTACCAGGTAAGGACTTCCGTATTGCCCAGCGTTGGAGCGGTATCATGGCCATGGGTACATCCAGCAAAGCTCCATTGATCGAACGTATCGGAAAGCGAACAACTGTTGCTGTGCGTTTAGGGGGAATGGGCGTAGCCATTGGGATCGAAGTAGCTAGGCGAGCAGTAGGATCACTTTAG
- a CDS encoding gliding motility-associated C-terminal domain-containing protein, with the protein MRYLLVLVSSAVLFGTKAQDKIFVSTDLGGLFQVEPSTCYARLIGYSPAVFLDIAFTPNGRLWGILNGSLYEIDTTDASIAVVGSTANFNTPGLVAFDNDVLLGEEFGSLYGIRTSDGVAWPIVPIGFQVSGDLTWFQGSLYITAISPYRLVRMQVAPDLSGVSDIEVMGLLGGGIGQWYGANTTFVAPCASEPYIMLAWDGIDMYKVSPYDASVQPLCLGILPYGSHGGASIAESRDIDLPELGMPNVFTPNGDGKNDLYAPMDQEYPWAMKVYDRWGQLVFDSKGRKAGWSGRNSAGEQCSDGVYYYRVIMFDECNGSNVRTGHLSLLR; encoded by the coding sequence ATGCGCTATTTGTTGGTATTGGTAAGTAGCGCTGTGTTATTCGGGACCAAAGCACAGGACAAGATCTTTGTAAGTACCGATCTCGGTGGGTTATTCCAAGTGGAGCCCAGTACCTGTTACGCTCGGCTTATTGGCTATTCACCTGCAGTATTCTTGGATATTGCGTTCACACCGAACGGTAGATTGTGGGGTATTTTGAATGGAAGCTTGTATGAGATCGATACGACCGATGCAAGCATTGCAGTAGTTGGTAGCACAGCCAATTTCAATACACCCGGATTGGTGGCATTCGATAACGATGTGTTGCTTGGTGAAGAGTTCGGATCACTCTACGGCATTCGTACCAGCGATGGTGTCGCGTGGCCCATCGTGCCGATCGGTTTTCAGGTCTCCGGTGACCTGACCTGGTTCCAAGGATCCTTGTACATCACAGCAATTTCGCCATATCGGCTTGTACGAATGCAGGTAGCCCCGGACTTAAGTGGAGTTTCTGATATTGAAGTAATGGGTCTATTGGGCGGCGGAATAGGCCAATGGTATGGTGCCAATACAACGTTCGTTGCTCCATGCGCCTCCGAACCTTACATCATGCTTGCTTGGGATGGTATTGACATGTACAAGGTATCGCCTTACGATGCGTCAGTGCAGCCATTGTGTTTGGGCATTTTGCCGTACGGCTCGCACGGTGGCGCTTCCATTGCCGAATCGCGAGATATTGATCTGCCTGAACTTGGCATGCCGAACGTATTCACGCCCAATGGCGATGGTAAAAATGATCTTTATGCGCCTATGGATCAAGAATATCCTTGGGCTATGAAAGTATATGACCGATGGGGACAGCTGGTATTTGATAGTAAAGGCAGAAAAGCAGGGTGGTCCGGAAGGAATAGTGCTGGAGAACAATGCAGTGATGGTGTATACTATTACCGCGTGATCATGTTCGATGAATGCAATGGCTCCAACGTACGGACCGGGCATTTATCCTTGCTTCGCTGA